The following proteins come from a genomic window of Helicobacter canadensis MIT 98-5491:
- a CDS encoding restriction endonuclease subunit S: protein MNKKKEIVPKLRFSEFSKSYWGITQLNMLAGKITERNKDDSIKRVFTNSATEGVIDQEEYFDRNIANKNNLTDYFVVEKGDYVYNPRISTTALVGPISKNKLGIGVMSPLYTIFRFKNKGNDFYEHFFLTNLWHAYIKNLSNTGARHDRITISVDNFMKMPLPYASPEEQQKIADCLSSIDELIDTESRKLKALEKYKKGLMQKLFPTEGKTLPEWRFPEFQGCGEWKYEEIGNIGEVITGKTPSTSDAALWDGDIQFVTPTDITENKYQHHTQRTVVKTPKMKVLPKYTIMYTCIASIGKMALSLYPCITNQQINSIVPKSFYNNEFIYYSLLQKTFLIKAGFANSTLPIINKTDFSKIQVPVILDKKEQEKIAGCLSEIDTMITEQLKKIERLETHKKGLMQGLFPSLEEADV from the coding sequence ATGAATAAGAAGAAAGAAATAGTGCCTAAGTTAAGATTTTCTGAGTTTTCTAAATCATATTGGGGTATTACTCAACTTAATATGCTTGCAGGCAAAATAACAGAACGAAATAAAGATGATAGTATCAAAAGAGTTTTTACAAACTCCGCTACCGAAGGCGTTATAGACCAGGAAGAATACTTTGATAGGAATATTGCAAACAAAAATAACCTAACAGATTATTTTGTTGTGGAAAAAGGTGATTATGTCTATAACCCCAGAATATCAACCACTGCACTGGTAGGACCTATTTCTAAAAATAAACTCGGTATTGGGGTGATGTCTCCTCTGTACACTATCTTTAGATTTAAAAATAAAGGAAATGATTTTTATGAGCATTTTTTTCTTACAAATTTATGGCATGCTTATATAAAAAACCTTTCAAATACAGGGGCAAGGCATGATCGTATAACAATATCAGTGGATAATTTTATGAAAATGCCACTTCCGTATGCTTCTCCTGAAGAACAACAAAAGATTGCTGATTGTTTATCCTCCATTGATGAACTGATTGACACAGAAAGCAGAAAACTGAAAGCATTAGAAAAATACAAAAAAGGCTTGATGCAAAAGCTGTTTCCTACTGAGGGGAAAACTCTGCCTGAATGGAGATTCCCTGAGTTTCAAGGATGTGGAGAGTGGAAGTATGAAGAAATAGGAAACATCGGGGAAGTAATAACTGGAAAAACTCCATCCACTTCAGATGCCGCTTTGTGGGATGGTGATATACAATTTGTTACACCAACAGACATTACGGAAAACAAGTACCAGCACCACACGCAAAGAACAGTTGTAAAAACTCCTAAAATGAAGGTTTTGCCAAAATACACTATAATGTATACATGTATAGCATCTATTGGAAAGATGGCTTTATCCTTATATCCTTGTATCACAAACCAGCAGATCAACTCTATTGTTCCCAAGTCTTTTTACAACAATGAATTTATTTATTATTCATTACTGCAAAAAACATTTTTGATAAAAGCTGGATTTGCTAATTCCACATTACCTATTATTAATAAGACTGATTTTTCAAAAATACAAGTCCCGGTAATTTTGGATAAAAAAGAACAAGAAAAAATTGCAGGCTGCTTGTCAGAGATAGATACCATGATTACAGAGCAATTAAAAAAAATAGAGAGGTTAGAAACACATAAAAAAGGATTAATGCAGGGATTGTTTCCTTCTCTTGAGGAGGCAGATGTATGA
- a CDS encoding AAA family ATPase: MSINVPEKLSKQEYNDLLNDLKKYDLTKYTDLIKENYKKPKGETEYFLKGGITEPIRINLDYVLKRISDKQVFDNLQEIVQYLRMLLEDKKYVLLFAYNGTGKTRLSAEFKTLGQTLNEETGEKTADTLYYNAFTEDLFYWDNDLENNTKRFLKLNSNSRFFSGLRDLEMESRIRPFLHRYADFDFTIDYNEYRISFYRNVVTDEVSQRVDNIKVSRGEENIFVWCFFLAIMQLVVDKVESYNWVKYIYIDDPISSLDDNNAIAVASHLATLVSGSDIKVVVSTHHALFYNVLCNEIANPERLFFQKLSGTRYILKDTSKTPFFHHVALLKELKKAADSGELYTYHFNILRNILEKTASFHGYKDFSSCLRKEDEDSVVYRRIINLLSHGNYSIFDPKEMVKENKEYFQKILNDFLEDYKFNQNIFDTDQTQEEN; encoded by the coding sequence ATGAGTATAAATGTACCGGAAAAGCTGTCTAAACAGGAATATAACGATCTTCTTAACGATTTGAAAAAATATGATTTAACTAAATACACGGATCTGATTAAAGAAAATTATAAAAAGCCAAAAGGAGAAACGGAGTATTTCTTAAAAGGTGGTATTACAGAGCCAATTCGCATCAATTTAGATTATGTGCTTAAACGGATTTCGGATAAGCAAGTATTCGACAACCTACAAGAAATCGTTCAATATTTGAGGATGCTGTTGGAAGATAAAAAGTATGTTTTATTATTTGCCTATAATGGTACTGGCAAAACAAGGTTATCTGCTGAATTTAAGACATTAGGGCAGACACTAAATGAGGAAACTGGAGAAAAAACGGCGGATACATTATATTATAATGCTTTTACAGAAGATCTCTTTTACTGGGATAACGATTTGGAAAATAATACTAAGCGATTTTTGAAATTAAATAGTAATTCCCGGTTCTTTTCTGGACTGAGAGACTTGGAAATGGAAAGCAGAATTCGCCCCTTTTTACATCGTTATGCCGATTTTGATTTTACTATCGATTATAATGAATATAGAATTAGCTTTTATAGGAATGTTGTGACTGACGAAGTCAGTCAGAGAGTTGACAATATTAAAGTTTCCCGTGGCGAAGAGAATATATTTGTCTGGTGTTTTTTCTTGGCTATTATGCAGTTAGTTGTTGATAAGGTAGAATCTTATAATTGGGTGAAATATATTTATATAGATGATCCTATTTCATCTCTGGATGATAATAATGCGATTGCTGTAGCAAGTCATTTAGCGACTTTAGTGAGTGGTTCAGATATAAAGGTAGTTGTATCGACACATCATGCGTTGTTTTATAATGTCTTGTGCAATGAAATTGCAAATCCCGAAAGATTGTTTTTTCAAAAATTATCAGGAACTAGATACATATTAAAAGATACGAGTAAGACGCCTTTTTTCCATCATGTTGCTTTGCTGAAGGAGCTAAAGAAGGCAGCTGATTCAGGAGAGCTCTATACTTATCACTTCAATATTCTTCGCAATATTTTAGAAAAGACGGCATCTTTCCACGGATATAAAGATTTCTCATCGTGTTTAAGAAAAGAAGATGAGGATTCTGTTGTGTATAGAAGAATCATAAATTTGCTAAGTCATGGGAACTATTCAATTTTTGATCCTAAAGAAATGGTTAAAGAAAACAAAGAATACTTCCAAAAAATACTCAATGACTTTTTGGAAGATTACAAATTTAATCAGAATATATTTGATACAGATCAGACACAAGAGGAAAACTGA
- a CDS encoding type I restriction-modification system subunit M, protein MNDIQQKKLGSTLWAIADKLRGAMNADDFRDYMLSFLFLRYLSDNYEEAVKKELGSDYHKSELEIQKNGANQDAYIDELKNIIIKHSNSLSPKELGLQEDEKDQEKIKKARQDFIDYNNKMLYSHNVIPLAVWYIRNLDQVDMLEKQMRRKIHYVIKPAYLWSNIYELARTQNSQLLKTLQRGFKYIENESFESRFRGLFSEVNLDSDKLGKNYSERNILLCQVITEIAQGLSKFPNETDLLGDAYEYLIGQFAAGSGKKAGEFYTPQQVSTILSRIVSLDSQDPSTGKKSKLKNILDFACGSGSLLINVRKQFGANSIGQIYGQEKNITTYNLARMNMLLHGVKDSEFQIHHGDSLLNDWNILNEMNPAKKMQFEVVVANPPFSYRWQPKEEMAEDFRFKNYGLAPKSAADFAFLLHGFHFLSDDGTMAIILPHGVLFRGGVEEKIRTKLLEDGNIDAIIGLPANLFFSTGIPVCVLVLKKCKKYDDVLIINASEYFEKGKRQNILLPEHIDKIIETYQYRKEDDKKYSRRVSMKEIKKNGYNLNISRYVSTAPEEEIVDIEEVWDELEKIENEIKKAKAKHNEFLKELGLKLIP, encoded by the coding sequence ATGAATGATATACAACAAAAAAAGTTAGGCTCAACATTATGGGCGATTGCAGATAAACTGCGTGGTGCGATGAATGCTGATGATTTTAGAGATTATATGCTGTCTTTTCTCTTTTTGCGTTACTTGTCTGATAATTACGAAGAGGCGGTAAAAAAAGAATTAGGCAGCGATTATCACAAAAGTGAGCTTGAAATACAAAAGAATGGAGCAAATCAAGACGCTTATATTGACGAACTCAAAAATATAATCATCAAGCATAGCAATTCACTTTCTCCAAAGGAATTAGGCTTACAAGAGGACGAAAAAGACCAAGAAAAAATCAAAAAAGCAAGACAAGATTTTATAGATTATAATAATAAGATGCTTTATAGCCATAATGTCATTCCTCTTGCTGTTTGGTATATTCGCAATTTAGATCAAGTTGATATGCTTGAAAAACAAATGCGCCGTAAAATTCATTATGTGATAAAACCGGCATATTTGTGGAGCAATATATATGAATTGGCAAGGACACAAAATAGTCAATTATTAAAAACATTACAGAGAGGGTTTAAGTATATTGAGAATGAATCATTTGAAAGCAGATTTCGTGGTTTATTCTCAGAAGTGAATCTTGATTCTGATAAATTGGGAAAGAATTATAGTGAACGAAATATTCTTCTTTGTCAGGTTATAACTGAAATTGCACAAGGACTTTCAAAATTTCCAAATGAAACAGATCTTTTGGGCGATGCCTACGAATATTTGATTGGGCAGTTTGCTGCTGGTTCTGGTAAAAAAGCAGGTGAATTCTATACGCCACAACAGGTTTCAACCATTCTTTCCCGAATTGTATCTCTTGATAGCCAAGATCCAAGCACTGGAAAAAAAAGCAAACTAAAAAATATACTTGACTTTGCTTGTGGTTCAGGATCTTTGTTAATCAATGTGCGAAAGCAATTTGGTGCAAATAGCATCGGTCAGATCTATGGGCAGGAGAAAAATATTACTACCTACAACCTTGCTCGTATGAATATGCTACTTCATGGCGTCAAGGATTCTGAATTTCAGATTCATCATGGAGATTCTTTGTTAAATGATTGGAATATCTTAAATGAAATGAATCCTGCAAAAAAAATGCAGTTTGAAGTAGTTGTCGCAAATCCTCCATTTAGCTATAGGTGGCAGCCAAAAGAAGAAATGGCTGAAGATTTCCGATTTAAAAACTATGGACTTGCTCCGAAGTCAGCAGCAGATTTCGCTTTTTTACTGCATGGTTTCCACTTTTTAAGTGATGATGGAACAATGGCAATTATTTTGCCACATGGTGTGCTGTTCCGTGGTGGTGTTGAGGAAAAAATTAGAACAAAACTTCTTGAAGATGGAAATATTGATGCTATCATTGGTTTGCCTGCAAATCTCTTTTTTTCCACAGGGATTCCGGTATGTGTTTTGGTTCTGAAAAAGTGTAAAAAGTATGATGATGTTCTGATTATTAATGCTAGCGAGTATTTTGAAAAAGGAAAACGCCAGAATATACTTTTACCTGAGCATATCGATAAGATTATTGAAACATATCAATACCGAAAAGAAGATGATAAAAAATATTCTCGCCGAGTTTCTATGAAAGAAATAAAGAAAAATGGATATAACCTAAATATTTCTCGCTATGTCAGCACTGCACCTGAAGAAGAAATTGTTGACATTGAAGAAGTATGGGATGAGCTTGAAAAAATTGAGAATGAAATTAAGAAGGCAAAGGCTAAACACAATGAATTTTTAAAAGAACTAGGATTAAAATTAATTCCATAA
- the lspA gene encoding signal peptidase II, translating to MPKQSLVSFFLALFLVLLIDQAIKWWFVQSNFEYQGSVISLVLVYNQGVAFSLFDFLKEWLKYLQILLLIGIFIYLWKHKEIFKTYSLPIGIIFGGGISNILDRFLHIGVVDYIYWHYKFEFAIFNFADMMINLGVFLIILQTLFKKK from the coding sequence ATGCCAAAACAATCCTTAGTTAGTTTTTTTCTAGCCTTATTTTTGGTTTTATTAATCGATCAAGCCATCAAGTGGTGGTTTGTGCAAAGTAATTTTGAATATCAAGGAAGTGTTATTTCTTTGGTGCTTGTCTATAATCAAGGGGTCGCATTTTCTCTCTTTGATTTTTTAAAAGAATGGCTAAAATACCTTCAAATTCTTTTGCTTATTGGCATCTTTATCTATCTTTGGAAACACAAAGAAATTTTTAAAACCTACTCTTTACCTATTGGTATTATTTTTGGTGGTGGCATTTCAAATATTCTTGATCGATTCTTGCATATTGGCGTTGTGGATTATATTTATTGGCATTATAAATTTGAATTTGCAATTTTCAATTTTGCAGATATGATGATTAACCTTGGAGTATTTCTCATCATTCTTCAAACCCTTTTTAAGAAAAAATAA
- the glmM gene encoding phosphoglucosamine mutase encodes MKLFGTDGVRGEAGVKLNAFCALKLGIAAGIYYREHSKTNRILVGKDTRRSGYMLENALVSGLTAVGYEVIQIGPMPTPAIAYLTEDMRCDGGIMVSASHNPFMDNGIKFFGKSGYKIDEKDEEMIEKIYHNESLLESAQKSGKEIGSSKRIDDVVGRYIVHIKNSFPKDLSLHGIRVVLDCANGAAYKVAPTIFSELGAEVFVINDSPNGFNINENCGATQPLMLQEEVRKVRADIGFALDGDADRLVVVDEKGEVVHGDKLIGVLALAAKQNNTLKNNTAVATIMSNYALEEFLKENGIKLIRSNVGDKYVLENMLANNLNFGGEQSGHIIFSDFAKTGDGLVSALQTMAYILQSKKTASKALDCFKLYPQILKNINVQSKPNLDTLENYQTLLKEIESKKIRHLIRYSGTENKLRILLEGKDTKTLEKVLQECETFFKGKLY; translated from the coding sequence ATGAAACTTTTTGGAACCGATGGAGTAAGAGGGGAAGCAGGAGTAAAACTTAATGCATTTTGTGCATTAAAATTAGGAATTGCAGCAGGAATCTATTACCGAGAGCATTCCAAAACTAACCGAATCTTGGTAGGCAAGGACACAAGGCGTAGTGGCTATATGCTAGAAAATGCACTTGTAAGCGGACTAACTGCAGTAGGTTATGAAGTGATTCAAATTGGACCTATGCCAACTCCTGCCATTGCCTACCTTACAGAAGATATGCGATGCGATGGCGGAATTATGGTTAGTGCTAGTCACAATCCTTTTATGGACAATGGAATCAAATTTTTTGGCAAAAGCGGTTATAAAATTGATGAAAAAGATGAAGAAATGATTGAAAAAATCTATCACAATGAATCATTATTAGAATCTGCACAAAAAAGTGGCAAAGAAATTGGCTCTAGTAAGCGAATCGATGATGTTGTAGGACGCTACATTGTGCATATTAAAAACTCTTTTCCTAAAGATTTAAGTCTGCATGGTATCCGCGTTGTGCTTGATTGTGCCAATGGAGCAGCCTATAAAGTTGCTCCTACGATTTTTAGCGAACTTGGAGCCGAAGTTTTTGTGATTAATGATTCTCCAAATGGCTTTAATATCAATGAAAATTGTGGTGCTACACAACCTTTAATGCTCCAAGAAGAAGTTCGCAAGGTAAGAGCCGATATTGGTTTTGCTCTTGATGGAGATGCCGATAGATTAGTAGTTGTTGATGAAAAAGGCGAAGTGGTGCATGGAGATAAACTTATTGGTGTCTTAGCACTTGCTGCTAAACAAAACAATACCCTAAAAAACAACACTGCTGTAGCAACTATTATGAGCAATTATGCCCTAGAAGAATTTCTAAAGGAAAATGGAATCAAACTTATTCGCTCCAATGTTGGCGATAAATATGTTTTAGAAAATATGTTGGCTAATAATCTTAATTTTGGTGGAGAGCAAAGCGGACATATTATTTTTAGTGATTTTGCCAAAACAGGCGATGGCTTAGTGAGTGCCTTACAAACAATGGCTTATATTTTGCAATCCAAAAAAACGGCTTCAAAAGCACTTGACTGCTTCAAACTCTATCCACAAATCCTAAAAAATATCAATGTTCAAAGCAAACCTAATCTAGACACATTAGAAAATTATCAAACTCTCCTCAAAGAAATTGAAAGCAAAAAGATTCGCCATTTAATTCGCTATAGCGGAACAGAAAATAAACTGCGCATTTTACTTGAAGGAAAAGATACAAAAACCCTAGAAAAAGTCTTGCAAGAATGTGAAACCTTTTTTAAAGGAAAACTTTATTAA
- the rpsT gene encoding 30S ribosomal protein S20, with product MANHKSAEKRIRQTKKRTERNRYYKTRIKNMTRSLKEAIEAKDLSKSQEVMKQINQAFHSYVSKGILTKNTAARKVSRLNSSVKKLALANA from the coding sequence ATGGCAAATCATAAATCAGCAGAAAAACGCATTAGACAAACAAAAAAACGCACAGAGAGAAATCGTTACTATAAAACAAGAATCAAAAATATGACAAGAAGCTTAAAAGAGGCAATTGAAGCAAAAGATCTTAGTAAATCTCAAGAAGTTATGAAGCAGATTAATCAAGCATTTCATAGCTATGTAAGCAAAGGAATCTTGACAAAAAATACTGCCGCAAGAAAAGTTAGTCGTTTAAATTCTTCTGTTAAAAAACTTGCTTTAGCTAACGCTTAA
- the prfA gene encoding peptide chain release factor 1 — MLASKLKPFIDRYDEISNLLIQTEILSDIKRMTELSKEQSDLEKLVQKSKQYLKNLESIEENKGLLDDKELGDLAKEEIKEAELENQNLESEIKILLLPKDPNDEKNIYLELRAGTGGDEAGIFVGDLFKAYIRYAESKGWKVEIISSSENNVGGYKEVIALIKGKGAYSRLKFEGGTHRVQRVPETESQGRIHTSAITVAIMPEVDDVEVVINPNDLRIEVFRAGGHGGQCVNTTDSAVRITHIPTGISVSMQDEKSQHKNKDKALKILKARIYEAELEAQMEQNAEARKSQVGSGDRSERIRTYNYPQNRLSDHRIGLTLYSLEEIMLNGDLDQVIEPIIAYFQAEALQNSGIA; from the coding sequence ATGTTAGCTTCAAAATTAAAACCCTTTATTGATCGCTATGATGAGATTAGCAATTTGCTTATTCAGACAGAAATTCTAAGCGATATAAAAAGAATGACGGAATTAAGCAAAGAACAAAGCGATTTAGAAAAGCTTGTCCAAAAATCTAAGCAATATTTGAAAAATCTTGAAAGCATAGAAGAAAACAAAGGGCTTTTAGATGATAAAGAATTAGGGGATTTAGCTAAAGAAGAGATTAAAGAAGCGGAATTAGAGAATCAGAATCTAGAATCAGAGATCAAGATTTTATTATTACCCAAAGATCCTAACGATGAAAAAAATATTTATTTGGAATTGCGTGCAGGAACGGGAGGAGATGAGGCGGGAATCTTTGTTGGAGATTTGTTTAAAGCTTATATTCGCTATGCCGAATCAAAGGGTTGGAAAGTAGAGATTATTAGCTCTAGCGAAAATAATGTGGGTGGATATAAAGAGGTAATTGCTCTTATTAAGGGTAAAGGTGCATACTCTCGTTTAAAATTTGAAGGTGGGACTCATCGGGTGCAGCGTGTGCCAGAGACAGAATCCCAAGGAAGAATCCATACTTCAGCAATCACAGTGGCTATTATGCCAGAAGTGGATGATGTGGAAGTAGTGATTAATCCTAATGATTTGAGGATTGAGGTTTTTCGTGCGGGCGGACATGGTGGGCAGTGTGTTAATACCACCGATTCTGCTGTGCGTATCACGCATATCCCAACAGGTATTAGTGTCTCAATGCAAGATGAAAAATCTCAACACAAAAACAAAGACAAGGCTTTAAAAATTTTGAAGGCTAGAATCTATGAAGCCGAGCTTGAAGCTCAAATGGAACAAAATGCAGAAGCAAGAAAATCGCAAGTGGGAAGTGGAGATAGAAGCGAGAGAATCCGCACTTATAACTATCCCCAAAATCGCTTAAGTGATCATAGAATTGGCTTGACATTGTATAGTCTAGAAGAGATTATGCTCAATGGTGATTTAGATCAAGTGATTGAGCCTATTATTGCTTATTTTCAAGCAGAAGCGTTACAAAATAGTGGAATTGCCTAG
- a CDS encoding CoA-binding protein, producing MLKQDLQIKQILQEAKTIAILGLSPDESKPSNKVAKYLLEQGYRVIPIYPKGGEILGITAYRTLQEAFSSEAQRGGIDILDIFRKSEAILGIAKEVLSLEVKPKCVWVQLGLFSQESKEILENQGITYFENLCIKIEHQRLFE from the coding sequence ATGTTAAAACAAGATTTACAAATCAAACAAATTTTACAAGAAGCAAAGACTATTGCTATTTTGGGGCTTTCACCCGATGAAAGTAAGCCTAGCAATAAGGTAGCAAAATATCTTTTAGAGCAGGGTTATAGAGTGATACCTATTTATCCTAAAGGTGGTGAGATTCTTGGAATCACTGCTTATCGCACTTTGCAAGAGGCGTTTAGCAGTGAAGCACAAAGGGGTGGAATTGATATTTTAGATATTTTTCGCAAAAGTGAAGCGATTCTTGGAATTGCAAAAGAGGTATTGAGTTTAGAAGTTAAGCCAAAATGTGTATGGGTGCAACTTGGTCTTTTTAGTCAAGAATCTAAAGAGATTTTAGAAAATCAAGGTATTACATATTTTGAAAATTTATGCATTAAAATAGAGCATCAAAGGTTGTTTGAATGA
- the ilvA gene encoding threonine ammonia-lyase: MISLAKIMDASRRLKGVVEHTKLAFAPKLSQLSGAKIYVKQENLQNTGSFKLRGAFNKIASLTTEERKKGVIASSAGNHAQGVAYSAKHYGIKAVIVMPESTPLLKVMGVKELGAEAILYGNNYDEAYAYALEYAQKNNLHFIHPFADDEVIAGQGTIALEMIEDQNALTTIVVPIGGGGLISGIAAAYKQMLPSVRVIGVVAQGAPGMYHSFYKKSIQTTKSVRTIADGIAVRDVNEKNFNYILECVDEIVMVDDEEIANAILYLLEKQKLVVEGAGASVVAALLHQKFKINRNESVGLVLSGGNIDVTMLGVIIEKGLVRSHRKMRFSVVLVDKPGSLQSLSNLLSKLGANIVKIDFDRTSTSLGYGDANVVVMLETKGKDHQDEIRKELRKNGYEFIEM, encoded by the coding sequence ATGATTTCGTTAGCAAAAATTATGGATGCAAGCCGTAGATTAAAGGGAGTGGTGGAGCATACAAAATTAGCTTTTGCACCAAAACTTAGTCAATTAAGTGGAGCAAAAATTTATGTTAAGCAAGAAAATTTGCAAAATACAGGTTCTTTTAAATTGCGTGGAGCTTTTAATAAAATCGCTTCATTGACTACAGAAGAACGCAAAAAAGGCGTGATTGCTTCAAGTGCTGGGAATCACGCTCAAGGTGTTGCCTATAGTGCAAAACACTATGGAATTAAGGCAGTTATTGTGATGCCTGAATCAACGCCCTTATTAAAGGTAATGGGAGTAAAAGAACTTGGTGCAGAAGCAATTTTGTATGGGAATAATTATGATGAAGCTTATGCGTATGCTTTGGAATATGCACAAAAAAATAATTTACATTTTATTCATCCCTTTGCAGATGATGAAGTTATCGCAGGACAAGGGACAATAGCTTTAGAGATGATAGAGGATCAAAATGCTCTTACGACTATTGTTGTGCCTATTGGTGGTGGGGGATTGATTTCAGGGATAGCAGCTGCTTATAAGCAAATGTTGCCTAGTGTTAGGGTGATAGGTGTTGTAGCTCAAGGTGCTCCTGGAATGTATCATTCATTTTATAAAAAATCTATCCAAACCACGAAATCTGTGCGGACAATTGCCGATGGAATTGCGGTGCGTGATGTAAATGAAAAGAATTTTAATTATATTTTAGAATGTGTGGATGAGATTGTAATGGTGGATGATGAGGAGATTGCTAATGCAATTTTGTATCTACTAGAAAAACAAAAATTAGTTGTGGAGGGTGCTGGGGCAAGTGTTGTAGCAGCCCTTTTGCATCAAAAATTTAAAATCAACCGAAATGAATCTGTGGGTTTAGTTCTAAGCGGTGGCAATATTGATGTTACAATGCTAGGTGTGATTATTGAAAAAGGTTTAGTGCGTTCTCATCGTAAAATGCGTTTTAGTGTGGTATTGGTTGATAAGCCTGGAAGTTTGCAATCTTTAAGTAATTTACTCTCAAAGCTTGGAGCAAATATTGTAAAAATTGATTTTGATAGGACTTCCACTTCTTTGGGTTATGGCGATGCAAATGTGGTTGTGATGCTAGAGACAAAGGGCAAAGATCATCAAGATGAAATTCGTAAAGAGTTGCGTAAAAATGGTTATGAATTTATAGAGATGTAG
- a CDS encoding prepilin-type N-terminal cleavage/methylation domain-containing protein, with amino-acid sequence MFNKAFSLFEILLVLGILGILSGVGYLFYPKSALNLAQEQIVNHLNYTRFLALNASKDITQSLFCQSDFCQDERSRFEESYWRLQFSNLKNIEWAYSIFSDSARSSKTKNFDDRPMDSFEVARDPMSGKYLSVYTYNNTKFANTLREGDLSISKRYGVSKVQMYGGCGNQSGGRAIFDNRGFLRCKKTGEKVSFPTKEVVLELSDHFGNSLRVCIFENGLVKKC; translated from the coding sequence ATGTTCAATAAAGCCTTTAGTTTATTTGAGATTTTACTGGTTTTAGGGATTTTGGGTATTTTAAGTGGAGTTGGTTATTTATTTTATCCAAAATCTGCGTTAAATTTAGCTCAAGAGCAGATTGTTAATCATTTAAATTATACGCGGTTTTTGGCTTTGAATGCTTCTAAGGATATTACACAAAGCTTATTTTGTCAAAGTGATTTTTGTCAAGATGAGAGAAGTAGATTTGAAGAGAGTTACTGGAGATTACAATTTTCTAATCTAAAAAACATTGAGTGGGCGTATTCTATCTTTAGTGATAGTGCAAGGAGTTCAAAGACGAAAAATTTTGATGATAGACCTATGGATTCTTTTGAAGTAGCAAGGGATCCTATGAGTGGAAAATATTTAAGCGTTTATACTTATAATAATACGAAATTTGCTAATACGCTAAGAGAGGGTGATTTGTCAATCTCCAAAAGATATGGGGTGAGCAAAGTGCAAATGTATGGGGGCTGTGGGAATCAAAGTGGCGGTAGGGCGATTTTTGATAATAGGGGGTTTTTGAGGTGCAAAAAAACTGGAGAAAAGGTGAGTTTTCCAACTAAGGAGGTAGTTTTGGAATTAAGCGATCATTTTGGGAATTCACTTAGGGTTTGCATTTTTGAAAATGGACTTGTTAAAAAATGTTAA
- the rsmA gene encoding 16S rRNA (adenine(1518)-N(6)/adenine(1519)-N(6))-dimethyltransferase RsmA yields MVQSIPKEFRNLKFIEIGAGLGDLTNKLLSLGNVTAYEVDKELIPYLKERFKVALENGQLELKVGDILEIWSRESLENKPYFLISNLPYYIATLLVIKAIKDPLCKGCVVMTQKEVALKFCAIQNQSDFSALSVLAQSVGEAKMLFEVPPSAFVPQPKVTSAVFLIEKNHIPSSDFLVKLEELLKIAFSAPRKTLFNNLSKVYSKEKIMETLETLGIVSNKRPHEIDTTDYHRLLKLL; encoded by the coding sequence ATTGTCCAATCCATTCCCAAGGAATTTAGAAATTTAAAATTCATTGAAATTGGGGCTGGCTTAGGTGATCTAACAAATAAGCTATTAAGCTTAGGAAATGTCACTGCTTATGAGGTTGATAAGGAATTAATCCCTTATTTAAAAGAGCGTTTTAAAGTAGCCCTTGAAAATGGACAATTAGAACTTAAAGTTGGCGATATATTAGAAATTTGGAGTAGAGAGAGTTTAGAAAATAAACCTTACTTTCTTATTTCTAATTTGCCTTATTATATTGCTACTTTATTGGTAATTAAAGCAATTAAAGATCCATTGTGTAAGGGTTGTGTCGTGATGACGCAAAAGGAAGTTGCCTTAAAATTTTGTGCGATTCAAAATCAAAGTGATTTTAGCGCTTTAAGTGTTTTAGCGCAAAGCGTGGGGGAAGCAAAGATGCTTTTTGAAGTTCCACCAAGTGCTTTTGTGCCTCAACCCAAGGTAACTTCAGCCGTATTTTTGATAGAAAAAAATCATATTCCATCAAGTGATTTTTTGGTAAAGCTAGAAGAATTGCTAAAGATTGCCTTTAGTGCTCCAAGAAAAACGCTTTTTAACAATCTCTCCAAGGTTTATTCTAAAGAAAAAATTATGGAAACTTTGGAGACATTAGGGATTGTTTCTAATAAAAGACCTCACGAGATTGATACGACCGATTATCACCGACTTTTGAAATTACTATAA